The proteins below are encoded in one region of Plutella xylostella chromosome Z, ilPluXylo3.1, whole genome shotgun sequence:
- the LOC105380192 gene encoding protein nervous wreck isoform X3 has protein sequence MQPPPRKSNYTKFLKNLHAEQISKLHAKNQHECDLLEDLRSYTIKRSAIEKSYSEALLKISSAYLNKKIPNIPDIKVDGAEEKWNMWNVWRTVLEENEKLARARLAAVEVFQQQIADEAKTLRQHKINVAKKLTDHLAQAHKELQLTVQDVDKTKKQYFDEEHTAHDVRDKAKDIEEKLKKKKGSFFQSITSLQKNSAKVSSRRDQLEEKSTGARNDYLLSIAAANAHQNRYFLVELQSCMQGMESSVYDKVAEYLTLMGRTELLTCSATQHSFGKIRDQAQQLTREYNLQCVYLYYPVLKQHIQYEFEPCDNDPVDVVTMEHEAVIQTLAQEARRWATRVVRETALVKEATRKMHLYQAMRDAGQKVDPQDQTGPDLETRIDELRANIRRSEISKAKYEARLECLRAGAAPVDEWLKELELLSVVETLPRSSSLLSVRTDASNADQPSSDSFYDSDNTENEAPATTSGHQRTTSGTSHDDDHDDDVDAALEEERKRMEQLTASGWDDPSASWTNTEGGEAGAEAPEAPAPALYSVTAIYSYTAQNPDELSIIEHEQLEVVGEGDGDGWLRARNYRGEEGFVPHNYLEVEREQASGANASGLVSQISFSSVDYTVEGEDADVVQSPDQISVISAPVAKPEEKAEETQEEEKKRQEDLDLPTIGYCFALYDYDSEGGDELNLEEGQIIRIVSRNAHGVDDGWWRGESLGVVGNFPSLIVEECDENGEPLSSGDGGNWSPPESAPPVFASPPGSPPTTNADDEMLVENNNSKPPEVAPPPPPPDSGSPLNDPDEDSFSLELSRPQQQHYGTQFSHPPVAIFVDEVIGDNFEEEEEESAPAPAAAEADDGGLGVAQIVITAATPVMEEPEQPFPPPEPEPEPEDDESSLSEQTAVCIREAKDSPVPASSTSEGESTGASGPPTAPQSPPAAPQSPPAPQSPPAPRAGRASIPDELEPDQLARLTDLKESNA, from the exons GAACATGTGGAACGTGTGGCGCACGGTTCTGGAGGAGAACGAGAAGCTGGCCCGAGCGCGCCTCGCCGCCGTCGAGGTGTTCCAGCAACAGATCGCCGACGAGGCCAAGACCCTGCGCCAGCACAAGATCAACGTCGCCAAGAAG TTGACAGACCACCTGGCGCAGGCGCACAAGGAGTTACAGCTGACGGTGCAGGACGTCGACAAGACTAAGAAGCAGTACTTCGACGAGGAGCACACGGCGCACGACGTGCGTGACAAGGCCAAGGACATCGAGGAGAA actgaagaagaagaagggtTCGTTCTTCCAGTCCATAACCTCGCTGCAGAAGAACAGCGCCAAGGTCTCCTCCCGGCGCGACCAGCTCGAGGAGAAGTCTACCGGTGCCAGGAACGACTACCTGCTTAGTATTGCCGCTGCTAATGCTCATCAG AACCGCTACTTCCTGGTGGAACTCCAGAGCTGCATGCAAGGCATGGAGTCTTCAGTCTACGACAAGGTCGCCGAGTATCTGACTCTGATGGGTCGCACCGAGCTGCTGACCTGCTCGGCCACGCAGCACTCCTTCGGCAAGATCCGGGACCAGGCGCAGCAGTTGACCAGGGAGTACAACCTGCAGTGCGTCTACTTGTACTACCCGGTGTTGAAGCAGCACATTCAG TATGAGTTTGAGCCATGCGACAACGATCCAGTAGATGTGGTGACCATGGAACACGAGGCAGTCATCCAGACTCTGGCGCAGGAAGCTCGCCGCTGGGCCACGAGAGTTGTCCGAGAGACTGCGCTGGTCAAAGAGGCCACTAGGAAGATGCACCTATACCAAGCTATGAGAGATGCTGGACAGAAG GTGGATCCGCAAGATCAAACCGGGCCGGATCTAGAGACTCGTATTGACGAACTTCGTGCTAACATCAGGCGTTCTGAGATATCGAAAGCCAAGTATGAGGCACGTCTGGAGTGCCTGCGAGCTGGGGCGGCTCCTGTCGATGAGTGGCTGAAGGAACTGGAGCTGTTGTCTGTGGTCGAGACCTTGCCGCGAAGCAGCTCGCTGCTTAGCGTCAGGACTGACGCGTCTAATGCT GATCAGCCAAGCTCTGACTCATTCTATGACAGTGACAATACAGAAAATGAGGCTCCGGCCACCACTTCCGGCCATCAGCGAACTACTTCTGGAACTTCTCATGACGATGATCATGATGACGATGTCGATG cgGCCTTGGAAGAAGAGCGTAAGCGCATGGAGCAGCTGACTGCCAGTGGATGGGACGACCCCTCAGCCAGCTGGACCAATACCGAGGGCGGGGAGGCCGGCGCCGAGGCTCCTGAGGCCCCCGCACCAGCCCTCTACAGCGTCACCGCTATTTACTCATACACA gcCCAAAATCCTGACGAGTTGTCGATAATCGAACATGAACAGCTAGAGGTGGTGGGTGAGGGCGATGGAGACGGGTGGCTTCGAGCCAGGAACTACCGTGGAGAAGAAGGGTTCGTGCCGCACAACTATCTTGAAGTTGAACGAGAACAG GCTTCCGGCGCAAACGCAAGCGGACTTGTCTCCCAAATATCTTTCTCTTCAGTAGACTACACAGTAGAGGGAGAAGACGCTGATGTGGTGCAATCACCAGATCAAATCTCAGTGATTTCAGCTCCTGTGGCCAAACCAGAAGAGAAAGCCGAGGAAACACAAGAGGAGGAAAAGAAACGTCAGGAAGATTTAGACCTGCCTACTATTGGGTATTGTTTTGCTTTGTACGACTACGATTCCGAGGGTGGTGATGAACTCAACCTTGAAGAAGGACAG ATAATCCGTATCGTATCACGCAACGCTCACGGTGTGGATGACGGCTGGTGGCGTGGAGAGAGCCTGGGGGTCGTCGGCAACTTCCCTTCCCTCATCGTTGAGGAATGTGACGAG aaTGGAGAACCACTAAGCTCTGGGGACGGTGGCAACTGGTCACCACCAGAATCTGCACCTCCAGTCTTCGCTTCACCCCCCGGATCCCCCCCTACTACTAACGCTGATGAtgaaa TGCTAGTCGAGAACAACAACAGTAAGCCGCCTGAagtggcgccgccgccgccgcctccggACAGCGGCAGTCCTCTCAACGACCCCGACGAAGACTCCTTCAGCCTGGAGCTCAGCCGGCCGCAGCAGCAGCACTACGGAACCCAGTTCTCGCACCCCCCCGTCGCTATATTCG TTGATGAGGTTATCGGTGATAATTTTGAAGAAGAG GAGGAGGAGAGTGCGCCAGCGCCGGCCGCGGCTGAGGCAGACGACGGCGGGCTGGGTGTGGCGCAGATCGTGATCACCGCCGCCACGCCCGTCATGGAGGAGCCGGAACAGCCGTTCCCTCCCCCCGAGCCCGAGCCCGAGCCCGAGGACGACGAGTCCTCGCTGTCGGAACAAACCGCGGTCTGCATCCGCGAGGCCAAGGACTCGCCCGTGCCGGCCAGCTCGACGTCCGAGGGCGAATCCACGGGCGCGTCCGGCCCGCCCACGGCGCCGCAgtcgccgcccgccgcgccgcagtccccgcccgccccgcagtccccgcccgccccgcgcgccggCCGCGCCTCCATCCCCGACGAGCTGGAACCCGACCAGCTCGCCAGGCTCACCGACCTCAAGGAATCCAACGCCTAA
- the LOC105398100 gene encoding atypical kinase COQ8B, mitochondrial — MSHINDLIAVVRGLRLVAEAGVKLQQEHSRTLWNNSSIKPVLLNCSTNQLTALKPSPEGFKDVIDRALVVAHGFRKYAALQIPNLDVDIDKSPDMDPQLKSEIEELNREFNKTFESLESAVEGAAVRPPPFPVEAADTVEKVKVIPKEPPVQPVKSMAAPEPSPSIVHPHSPPVPKPQAKKKISVSLSKNSKARVVPSSRVGRMLSFGGLAAGLGVGTLAQYARNTFQAVSGHEDPEPSHAFLSPANAERIVDTLCKVRGAALKLGQLLSIQDESVISPELQKIFERVRQSADFMPAWQVDKVMTTQLGPEWRSLVKSFEDKPFAAASIGQVHLATLHNGQEVAIKIQYPGVAKGIDSDIDNLVGVMKVWNMFPKGMFIDNIVQVAKKELSWEVDYLREAECTKKFKQLLAPYPEYFVPDVVDSLCSQEVMTTELIEGTPLDQLFEVDYATRHDIAYKIMRLCLHEMFVFRCMQTDPNWANFFYNTQTKQVVLLDFGATREYSREFMDEYIEVIRAAADDDREKVLTMSRQMKLLTGYESKIMEETHVDTVMIMGEVFTSDGEFDFGTQKTTRRIQALVPTILNHRLCPPPEEIYSLHRKLSGVFLLCSKMKIKMNCRVMFEEVYEQYKNQALEGR; from the exons ATGTCTCACATTAACGATCTGATTGCTGTAGTCCGTGGACTGCGTCTGGTCGCTGAAGCAGGCGTCAAACTACAGCAGGAGCATTCGAGAACACTCTGGAACAATTCCAGTATCAAACCTGTGCTCTTGAACTGCTCAACTAACCAACTCACAGCTTTGAAACCCAGTCCCGAGGGCTTTAAAGACGTAATTGACAGGGCTTTGGTGGTAGCGCACGGTTTCCGTAAATATGCTGCTCTTCAGATACCTAATCTAGATGTTGACATAGATAAGAGTCCAGATATGGATCCACAACTGAAGAGTGAGATTGAGGAGTTGAACAGGGAGTTCAATAAAACATTTGAAAGTCTGGAGAGTGCTGTGGAAGGAGCCGCAGTCAGACCTCCTCCGTTCCCAGTTGAAGCTGCAGATACTGTCGAGAAAGTGAAGGTGATACCTAAGGAACCACCCGTGCAGCCAGTGAAGAGCATGGCTGCTCCAGAACCATCTCCTTCTATAGTGCATCCACACTCTCCGCCTGTGCCTAAACCACAAGCCAAGAAGAAGATCAGTGTTTCT CTAAGCAAGAACTCTAAAGCGCGCGTGGTGCCGTCCTCGCGTGTCGGCCGCATGCTCTCGTTTGGGGGCCTGGCCGCGGGGCTGGGCGTGGGGACGCTGGCCCAGTACGCTCGGAACACCTTCCAGGCAGTCTCTGGACATGAGGATCCAGAGCCGTCCCATGCATTTCTGTCGCCGGCCAACGCTGAGAGGATTGTTGATACGCTGTGCAAAGTTAGAG GCGCTGCACTAAAGCTGGGACAGTTGCTGAGCATACAGGACGAATCGGTGATCTCTCCGGAGCTGCAGAAGATTTTCGAGCGAGTGCGCCAGTCCGCTGACTTCATGCCGGCGTGGCAG GTGGACAAAGTGATGACGACTCAACTGGGCCCTGAATGGAGGAGTCTGGTGAAGAGTTTTGAGGACAAGCCGTTTGCAGCCGCCTCCATAG GACAAGTGCACCTGGCCACACTGCACAACGGGCAGGAGGTGGCCATCAAGATACAGTACCCCGGCGTGGCCAAGGGCATCGACAGCGACATCGACAACCTTGTTGGCGTTATGAAG GTGTGGAACATGTTCCCCAAGGGCATGTTCATAGACAACATCGTGCAGGTGGCCAAGAAGGAGCTGAGCTGGGAGGTGGACTATCTGAGAGAAGCGGAGTGCACGAAGAAGTTTAAGCAGCTTCTGGCGCCGTACCCTGAGTACTTCGTGCCTGATGTTGTTG ATAGCCTATGCAGCCAGGAAGTGATGACCACAGAGCTGATAGAAGGCACCCCTCTAGACCAGCTGTTCGAGGTGGACTACGCGACTCGCCACGACATCGCCTACAAGATCATGCGGCTGTGTCTGCACGAGATGTTCGTGTTTCGGTGCATGCAGACCGACCCGAACTGGGCCAACTTCTTCTATAATACTCAGACTAAACAG GTGGTGCTGTTGGACTTCGGCGCGACCCGCGAGTACTCGCGCGAGTTCATGGACGAGTACATCGAAGTGatccgcgccgccgccgacgaCGACCGCGAGAAGGTGCTCACCATGTCGCGCCAGATGAAGCTGCTCACCGGGTACGAGTCCAAG ATAATGGAAGAGACCCACGTGGACACGGTAATGATAATGGGCGAAGTGTTCACGAGCGACGGAGAATTCGACTTCGGCACCCAGAAGACCACTCGCCGCATCCAGGCGCTAGTGCCCACGATCCTGAACCACAGACTGTGCCCACCGCCAGAGGAAATATACTCCTTGCATAGGAAACTGTCTGGCGTGTTCCTATTGTGCTCAAAGATGAAGATCAAGATGAACTGCAGGGTTATGTTTGAAGAGGTCTACGAACAGTACAAGAACCAGGCCCTTGAAGGTAGGTAG
- the LOC105380192 gene encoding protein nervous wreck isoform X7: protein MQGMESSVYDKVAEYLTLMGRTELLTCSATQHSFGKIRDQAQQLTREYNLQCVYLYYPVLKQHIQYEFEPCDNDPVDVVTMEHEAVIQTLAQEARRWATRVVRETALVKEATRKMHLYQAMRDAGQKVDPQDQTGPDLETRIDELRANIRRSEISKAKYEARLECLRAGAAPVDEWLKELELLSVVETLPRSSSLLSVRTDASNADQPSSDSFYDSDNTENEAPATTSGHQRTTSGTSHDDDHDDDVDAALEEERKRMEQLTASGWDDPSASWTNTEGGEAGAEAPEAPAPALYSVTAIYSYTAQNPDELSIIEHEQLEVVGEGDGDGWLRARNYRGEEGFVPHNYLEVEREQASGANASGLVSQISFSSVDYTVEGEDADVVQSPDQISVISAPVAKPEEKAEETQEEEKKRQEDLDLPTIGYCFALYDYDSEGGDELNLEEGQIIRIVSRNAHGVDDGWWRGESLGVVGNFPSLIVEECDENGEPLSSGDGGNWSPPESAPPVFASPPGSPPTTNADDEMLVENNNSKPPEVAPPPPPPDSGSPLNDPDEDSFSLELSRPQQQHYGTQFSHPPVAIFVDEVIGDNFEEEEEESAPAPAAAEADDGGLGVAQIVITAATPVMEEPEQPFPPPEPEPEPEDDESSLSEQTAVCIREAKDSPVPASSTSEGESTGASGPPTAPQSPPAAPQSPPAPQSPPAPRAGRASIPDELEPDQLARLTDLKESNA, encoded by the exons ATGCAAGGCATGGAGTCTTCAGTCTACGACAAGGTCGCCGAGTATCTGACTCTGATGGGTCGCACCGAGCTGCTGACCTGCTCGGCCACGCAGCACTCCTTCGGCAAGATCCGGGACCAGGCGCAGCAGTTGACCAGGGAGTACAACCTGCAGTGCGTCTACTTGTACTACCCGGTGTTGAAGCAGCACATTCAG TATGAGTTTGAGCCATGCGACAACGATCCAGTAGATGTGGTGACCATGGAACACGAGGCAGTCATCCAGACTCTGGCGCAGGAAGCTCGCCGCTGGGCCACGAGAGTTGTCCGAGAGACTGCGCTGGTCAAAGAGGCCACTAGGAAGATGCACCTATACCAAGCTATGAGAGATGCTGGACAGAAG GTGGATCCGCAAGATCAAACCGGGCCGGATCTAGAGACTCGTATTGACGAACTTCGTGCTAACATCAGGCGTTCTGAGATATCGAAAGCCAAGTATGAGGCACGTCTGGAGTGCCTGCGAGCTGGGGCGGCTCCTGTCGATGAGTGGCTGAAGGAACTGGAGCTGTTGTCTGTGGTCGAGACCTTGCCGCGAAGCAGCTCGCTGCTTAGCGTCAGGACTGACGCGTCTAATGCT GATCAGCCAAGCTCTGACTCATTCTATGACAGTGACAATACAGAAAATGAGGCTCCGGCCACCACTTCCGGCCATCAGCGAACTACTTCTGGAACTTCTCATGACGATGATCATGATGACGATGTCGATG cgGCCTTGGAAGAAGAGCGTAAGCGCATGGAGCAGCTGACTGCCAGTGGATGGGACGACCCCTCAGCCAGCTGGACCAATACCGAGGGCGGGGAGGCCGGCGCCGAGGCTCCTGAGGCCCCCGCACCAGCCCTCTACAGCGTCACCGCTATTTACTCATACACA gcCCAAAATCCTGACGAGTTGTCGATAATCGAACATGAACAGCTAGAGGTGGTGGGTGAGGGCGATGGAGACGGGTGGCTTCGAGCCAGGAACTACCGTGGAGAAGAAGGGTTCGTGCCGCACAACTATCTTGAAGTTGAACGAGAACAG GCTTCCGGCGCAAACGCAAGCGGACTTGTCTCCCAAATATCTTTCTCTTCAGTAGACTACACAGTAGAGGGAGAAGACGCTGATGTGGTGCAATCACCAGATCAAATCTCAGTGATTTCAGCTCCTGTGGCCAAACCAGAAGAGAAAGCCGAGGAAACACAAGAGGAGGAAAAGAAACGTCAGGAAGATTTAGACCTGCCTACTATTGGGTATTGTTTTGCTTTGTACGACTACGATTCCGAGGGTGGTGATGAACTCAACCTTGAAGAAGGACAG ATAATCCGTATCGTATCACGCAACGCTCACGGTGTGGATGACGGCTGGTGGCGTGGAGAGAGCCTGGGGGTCGTCGGCAACTTCCCTTCCCTCATCGTTGAGGAATGTGACGAG aaTGGAGAACCACTAAGCTCTGGGGACGGTGGCAACTGGTCACCACCAGAATCTGCACCTCCAGTCTTCGCTTCACCCCCCGGATCCCCCCCTACTACTAACGCTGATGAtgaaa TGCTAGTCGAGAACAACAACAGTAAGCCGCCTGAagtggcgccgccgccgccgcctccggACAGCGGCAGTCCTCTCAACGACCCCGACGAAGACTCCTTCAGCCTGGAGCTCAGCCGGCCGCAGCAGCAGCACTACGGAACCCAGTTCTCGCACCCCCCCGTCGCTATATTCG TTGATGAGGTTATCGGTGATAATTTTGAAGAAGAG GAGGAGGAGAGTGCGCCAGCGCCGGCCGCGGCTGAGGCAGACGACGGCGGGCTGGGTGTGGCGCAGATCGTGATCACCGCCGCCACGCCCGTCATGGAGGAGCCGGAACAGCCGTTCCCTCCCCCCGAGCCCGAGCCCGAGCCCGAGGACGACGAGTCCTCGCTGTCGGAACAAACCGCGGTCTGCATCCGCGAGGCCAAGGACTCGCCCGTGCCGGCCAGCTCGACGTCCGAGGGCGAATCCACGGGCGCGTCCGGCCCGCCCACGGCGCCGCAgtcgccgcccgccgcgccgcagtccccgcccgccccgcagtccccgcccgccccgcgcgccggCCGCGCCTCCATCCCCGACGAGCTGGAACCCGACCAGCTCGCCAGGCTCACCGACCTCAAGGAATCCAACGCCTAA